The stretch of DNA AATTTGTTGATTTATTGAAGAAGTGCGCGGAATCAATCACGGTTGGTTATCCGTGGGAGATGAAAAATTTTATGGGCGCCGTCATCAATAAAAAATCGCAAGAGAAAACGCTGTGGTATATTCAAAAAGGAATTGCCGAAGGAGGAAAACTTGTTGCAGGTGGAAATAAATCAAGTGATGAAGGATATTATCTTCGACCAACAATTATTGCTGATGTAAAACCGAAAGACACAATTGCACAAGAAGAAATTTTTGCTCCGGTTCTTGCGGTAATGAAAGCGAAAAATTTTGATGATGCATTGAACATTGCGAACAATACAGAATTTGGATTAACCGGCGCAGTGTACACAAAAAACAAAAAGCGTTTACAAAAAGCAGAACAAGAATTTCACGTTGGAAATTTGTACTTGAATCGTAAATGCACGGGCGCATTAGTTGGCGTTCATCCATTTGGTGGATTTAATATGAGCGGCACAGATTCCAAAGCGGGAGGAAAAGATTATTTGCTCTTATTCTTGCAAGCGAAATCAATTGCGGAGAAAGTGAAGTAGGATTTGAGATAAATAATTAATAACTTCAAACAATTTACAACTATGATAAAAATAAATAAACAACACGTATTCTTTTTAAACGAGAAAACGCTTAGATTAGAAAAACTTTCCGAAGGTCTCAATAATTTCAGAATTGCAATTCCGGGCAAAGATTATTCTGAAGAAATGATAGATACAATCATTGCTCGTTCAACATCAACTTTCATTGATGAAATATTTAGTATGAAAGGATTGTATCTATTTGGAAATAGATGGGGATGGTGGAGTGTTCCGGATTTTTTTATACTTGGTGGAGATAAAACAATCTTTATGATTGAAAATAAAATAGAAATACCTTCACAGGAAAAAATAGATAGATTTTTTGACTATTGTGAAAGTTTAGAATACCTCTCTAAAACGGCTATTTATAGGTATGAAGAAAAAGGGGGCATACATACAAAAAATTTTAGTGAATTGTGTGGGGGTGATAGTGAACTAAATGAGGAAATAAGTTATTTCTGTGCGTTTTTATGGCGAGAAGATTACAAAACATGGAAACTACACAAGAAATTAGGTGTTCCAAAAGGGAACGATATGAGAAAAACAGATCCACAAAATTTAGAAAAATGGAAAAATTTTCTTTTAGAGAGAACGGCAAAAAAATTTAACATAAGTAGAAACCTTCTTGAACGATTTGCATTATCAATAGAAAATAAAAAAGATTTGAAACTCGATCTTTATGAAGCACTATACAAATACTTAGGAAGGAAAATAAAAACTGAGAATGAACTCAAGGCATTATTTCAAAAATTATCTTTTATTCCAGTTCTATTAGTTCCAAATTTTTCTTCTAACGATTTTAATATAGTACTTCAATCAAGAAATGTTAAAATTGCAAAAGACACCCAAGTTGTGTTATTTAACTTTTATAAATCGAAGGATGAACAAAATAGATATGCAATATCATTTTCTGGGCCACAAAAATGGGATAAGATTAAATAAGGTTAAAATGTAGCTGAAGTTTATTATGAACACTCTTCCATCTTTTGTCGCTCCATTTCTTTGGTCGTACGATGTTGCTTCGCTCGATGTCGAAAAACATAAGAAGCGAATTATTACAAACGTTCTCAATCTTGGAACGAAAGAAGCGACGGATTGGCTCTTTGCGACGTACTCATTAAATGATATTCGTGATGCATTGATTCATCCTTTCCCGGGAGAATGGAATAACAAGTCGTTAAATTTTTGGTCGTTGGTTTTGGATGTAACTCCAGGTTCAACGAAAAGAGAGGTAAAGTAATTCTTACAAACAAAGAAACACTAATGATAGTCAACAAAAATTATCTTTGGGATTACGATTGGAAAGAAGAGCAATACGACACGGAAGAATTTAAGTGTTGGTATATTGCTCGTGTTCTTTCGCGCGGGACGATGAAAGATATTCGAGATATCGGCATTCCACTTATTAGAGAATATTTACCACAAATTCATATTCCTCGACGAATAAGAGAGCATTGGGAGTTTGCATTTTCACGTCCATTTATGATTGAAAAATACGGCGAATATCAAGATGCAATCTAATGCTGAAATAGAAATTCTTACGAACAATCAAAAAGATTTGTTGTCGGCATTTGGGAAAAGTGAAATCTCACAACAGTTTTACTTGACGGGAGGAACGACACTTTCAGAATTCTATCTTCATCATCGCTATTCAGAAGATTTGGATTTCTTTACGAATGAAAAACAAAATGTCGAGCAGTTGCGAAAAGAAATTGTTTCCGTTTTTTCATCTTTGAATGGAACGATAGAATTGGTTCGAAGTTTAGAAACGTTTATCGAAGCACATTTTACGACGAGCGATGGAGAAATTATAAAATTAGATTTTGCTTTCGATACGCCATTTCGCCACCAAGAAAAAATATTCAATATTACGTATGGAATTTGGCTCGATAATCTTCTCGATATTGCTTGCAATAAAATTTCTGCTTTGTTCGATAGAGCAATGATAAAAGATTTTGTTGACGTTTATTTTTTGCTGAATGAAAAATTTTCGTTTGACGAACTATGGGAACAAGCAAAGCAAAAACATATCGGTCTCGATGAGTATTGGTTTTGTCAAGCATTACTGCGCATCAATCAATTTCAGCAGTTACCGAGAATGGTAAAGCAAGTTACGATAGAAGAAATTAAATCATATTTTATTACACTCTATGATAACGTGTTAAAGAAAATCACTTTGTAGAAATAAAGATTGTATTTACACGATTAACATATAACAGACAACCTAAAAACCTACTATGAAAATTCACGAATACCAAGCAAAAGAAATTTTACGAAAATACAATGTTGCAATGCCGAAAGGAAAAGTTGCATTCTCGCCGGAAGAAGCGGTGAAAGTCGCAGTGGAAATGTGCAACGGTGACGCAACCGAAGCCGATACGAAAGTGTGGGTACTGAAAGCGCAAATACACGCGGGAGGACGAGGCAAAGGCGGCGGTGTAAAAATTGCAAAGTCGCTCGATGAAGTGTATCAACATGCAACGAAAATTTATGGAATGAATTTGGTAACGCATCAAACGGGACCGGAAGGAAGAATCGTAAAACGTTTGCTCGTTGAAGAAGGCGTTTCGATTGCGAGAGAAATGTATATCGGCATCACACTTGATAGAGCGCGTTCGCAAAATGTCGTGATGGTTTCGACGGAAGGTGGAGTTGAAATTGAAAAAGTTGCCGCAGAAACTCCGGAAAAGATTTTGAAAGAATGGATTGACCCGTCAATTGGTTTCAGAGATTTTCAAGCGCGAAAACTTGCCTTTGGTTTGGGATTAAGCGGCGAGGCGTTTAAGAATGGAGTTCAGTTTTTGCTTTCTCTTTACAAAGCATACGAAGAAACGGATGCGTCACTTTTTGAAATCAATCCATTTGTGATTACGACAGATGGAAAAACTCTTGCGCTCGA from Ignavibacteria bacterium encodes:
- a CDS encoding aldehyde dehydrogenase family protein, encoding FVDLLKKCAESITVGYPWEMKNFMGAVINKKSQEKTLWYIQKGIAEGGKLVAGGNKSSDEGYYLRPTIIADVKPKDTIAQEEIFAPVLAVMKAKNFDDALNIANNTEFGLTGAVYTKNKKRLQKAEQEFHVGNLYLNRKCTGALVGVHPFGGFNMSGTDSKAGGKDYLLLFLQAKSIAEKVK
- a CDS encoding nucleotidyl transferase AbiEii/AbiGii toxin family protein; translated protein: MQSNAEIEILTNNQKDLLSAFGKSEISQQFYLTGGTTLSEFYLHHRYSEDLDFFTNEKQNVEQLRKEIVSVFSSLNGTIELVRSLETFIEAHFTTSDGEIIKLDFAFDTPFRHQEKIFNITYGIWLDNLLDIACNKISALFDRAMIKDFVDVYFLLNEKFSFDELWEQAKQKHIGLDEYWFCQALLRINQFQQLPRMVKQVTIEEIKSYFITLYDNVLKKITL
- the sucC gene encoding ADP-forming succinate--CoA ligase subunit beta; translated protein: MKIHEYQAKEILRKYNVAMPKGKVAFSPEEAVKVAVEMCNGDATEADTKVWVLKAQIHAGGRGKGGGVKIAKSLDEVYQHATKIYGMNLVTHQTGPEGRIVKRLLVEEGVSIAREMYIGITLDRARSQNVVMVSTEGGVEIEKVAAETPEKILKEWIDPSIGFRDFQARKLAFGLGLSGEAFKNGVQFLLSLYKAYEETDASLFEINPFVITTDGKTLALDAKANFDDNALFRHHDIIAMRDLDEEEPLEIEASKSNLNYIKLDGNVGCMVNGAGLAMATMDIIKLAGGEPANFLDVGGGANVETVSKGFNIILADKNVKAVLINIFGGIVRCDRVANGVIEAAKRVHVNVPVVVRLEGTNAIQAREILANSGLNLISATSFEDAAMKVTQAIA